The Amphiprion ocellaris isolate individual 3 ecotype Okinawa chromosome 12, ASM2253959v1, whole genome shotgun sequence region cTTACTACTTACCCTGGACAAAAGTCCCGCCcaaagccatttgattgacagctcagtccatcaaGCAAAGGCAAAAGCCTTTGCACAAAGGTGACCGTAAACACTGTCTGGCAATgtaagaaagaaacaaaaggaaaagcaaagacaaaatttacctttttatttatttattctgtttattcttctttatatttacatatttccttatttttaacagatttatttgttcttttatttatttctctttatatttacacatttatttcctgattAACAGgtatatttatttctctttatatttacatttatttcctgatttttaacagttttatttatttctctttgtatttacacatttatttcctgattttttttaacagatttatcttttattatggcactcctgtgactccctACTATCTTAGTGGAGAAAGGAAGAATAAACTCCAAGCACacaattgtatttaattttttaaaaactatttttattaaatCTCACCAACAAATGTCAGCTACTAACCAAGAATGTTCTTCCATTTCATCCGCTCAGCTGAAAGTagaaatgtgtgttagtgttgttGGAATGTATTGGGGGAAACGGAGTCAAGTGAAACATTTGGTGACAGGCAGTAGCTAAGAGGTCTTTACCACAGTGGTAGAGTTTGTTCAGTCTCTGTACATCCAGCTGGCTCAGATGAGTCCTCTGACCCATCTTCACGCCGCTCTGTCTGGGCAACACAGTCGGACTTCCATCTACACTGAAAAAATACCTGCGGCAACAAGGAAGGAGATGAAATTAGTCTGCCATATAAGCAAAATTAAGCTATACTTTGGCACTCTGAATAAATATGAAACTTACTGCCCGTAGTGCATTATGGAGTTGAGATCATATGGCAGGTTTAGAGTGTCTCCATGTTTCACCTCGAAGTTCCTTTTGCTCtctttaaatcagaaaaaaaaaatacatattattaacatgtcttggaaagttgaaaatgtccaaatgtttCACACAACATACTTGTAGGTGCCATATGCTGAGATGTTGTTGGTTATGTTTGTATTGGCATCAGCTGTTTGACACCTTTCACTCATGTCACGGGGGGGTGTGGTCAAGGAGCAGTGGTATGAGTGATTGAATGAATGGCATTATATTCACCTGTTCACTGCAGCGGCTGCATGGACAGGGGGTGAGTAGGGAGAGTGTACTTATTTGTTGACCGCTAATCAATCTGCAAACTGAGCGTTTTGAACATCTTGCCTTGCTTTGCTCATTTGTTCAGTGTTGGAAATAAATACGGACAGTCAGAAACATGGAAATGGCTATGTCGTTTGTGCAGCGAGTCAACACTGCAATGCTCCCTCACTTAGACTCTCAGTGACTTTGTTTTTAGTTTGGAATCACTACAATACTGAAGCATGTGTTCCATTTGTCACAGAGAGTCAAGGTTTGTTTAGATCTGTAATGTGTCATTGGTGTCCAGAGATGGAGGTGGATCAGTCAACTGGCAACAAAATAAAGGCCTGCAAAGGACAAAAATTGAAATCCTCGAAATCCAAACAACCTTTCAATGTTTGAATAAGCACATACTGGTGGCCTGTAATCCCAAAACACTGCGTGTTCTGCTCCTCAGAAAGATAAATCCAGCTTTAAGTatgcaaaacatgcaaacagttTGGACACAGACAGTGTTTTCCTACAGTTAATCAggattaaaatctgtttttacttggTTTGATGCTCTGCCAGTTCACGGTGATATACTGATCCCGGTCTGTTCGGGTGTGTTCATGATGGAATCCCAGAGCATGGATGATCTCGTGACAAAGGTTCCCCACACTACATTTTGGACCAAAAAACACCGACTGGACTCCTCCTCGGCAGCCAACATACGATGCACAGCTAGAGAGCCAAGCACAGACAGTGAGCCAAACATTCACTTCACTCAAATCAATAAATGGCATCTTCTAGGGGTACCAAGGCATAccattaaattagatttaattgCTCAGATCTTGAGAAacggtttttttttttttttttgtttttgtttttaaaagataaatttCTCAAAAATCATGTCTCCATCGTTTTGGAACATTCTATAAAGTGCCCATACTGCTGACTGTTGCAGTAActcaaaataaacacagtgaCGGTGGAATATCAAGTCTCAGACAGAAGACTTATAACCTGAACCAAAACTGACTATGTTGCATCTGTTTCTTATTGTGCCTCCTTAAAGTGTTTGCTAAAATGATTTATTGACTATTTATGATGCTCTTTCTGGCTGTATTTCTGACCTCTGAATCCACACACTCCTGAACATACTTAGATGTCATTGGGTCTTTTATCCTCTCCAGAAGCCTGGATTAAAACTACAGGGGACAGAGTGTTTGTCCAGGGCATTGGTGGAATTATAAAACAATGGGCCACTGAGCACAGACGTTTTGTCCAACATAGGAGCAAGACACCCAGACTGACAGTCACACAGATGTGACCTGAAGTTATGATTATTTTGTCctactttggtcattttgtgtctcatgttaaTTTTGATTCtctatgtggtcattttgcatctttctgttttttttttttttggggggggggggttgttcCATTTTGGTCATCTTCTGTCTTAGTTTaaacattttgcatctgtttatgGGCATTTGCATTTagctttggtcatttttttcctcaacatTTTCATATGTTGATGACTACAGTGTCAAAATTATACATGGGTGCAGGTTTGAAAGCTTTTTCTTAAGGTGTCAACTTGGAGCccaaattcagttttatttgtgttttctaatgCTCTTTGTATGCATTTAATTTTGTCCctttttctggtcattctgcgtgttggtcattttctgtctcattttaaacatctctttgtggtcattttcatttgattttggtcattctgtgtcacattttggtccctTTGGGGTTTGTATTATTAACTTTATCTctttgaggtaaatttacatctgtttttttgCCCCATTGTGGTCATTCGGTgtcacattttgatcattttacatttcttttgcaATCATTTTGAGTGTTGAGTCTCTGTCTGGTACATACATTATAATTCTGGATCACTACACCTGGACCTGTTAGGTCATCTATGATCCTGCATCAAGATAATCCACTTGTAATAAAAACTTCAACATCTCTTTAAGACCCGTTTCTGATTTACTcaaattgtcttatttttattttacattaccAAAGTTGGTTTTAGCcaaccattttaaaatttgttaatTTAACTGTGATTATCTAATTTGCTGCTTTGTGGATTGAATTTGGATCTTAAAAACTACTAAATAATTTTGCTAATAAAACCCAACCTTTCTGCATGAACAGATACCAATGGAGATAAGTGTCATCTCTCACCCGATGCCGTCTCGTATCTTCAGGTAGTTCAGCTCATTGGTGTGTTTCCGGAAGCGAATACATGTGGCATCTGCTATCATCTTGAGGGCAGCGTAGATCTCTGACACTCGGTGAGCTGTTGGGGTGAAAACTCAGAAGTTGGTTTGTCGTCTGCACCCAGTGGTCAAATGTGCTGCCAGGTTTGATCCACAACAACCCACCCAGTTCTTTACTGATGGTGAAATAGACGGTGGCGTCTGACCATATGGTCTTCACAGCGTTCCTGTCCTCCTGTAGGTGTAGACAGAACGTTTAGGATTAATACACCTGTTTGAAATACAAAATCTCTGCAGTCGTTTCACCATTCAGAACCTTCTTGTGGTCACAAATTACTTTAATTATCCATCCATcgtctatacaccgcttaatcctcattagggtcgcgggggttggagtctattccagcagACTTAAGGTgatttagaattatcagttaatcTCAGGATGTCTTTGGCCTGTGGGAGAGTATCTGGTGAAAACCCATG contains the following coding sequences:
- the LOC111565476 gene encoding astacin-like metalloprotease toxin 5 isoform X2, which gives rise to MWFLVFICVSTVVGFPVGPTQHAATPVAAVTSVGAMLQSASTETLKVGASSLNDTHNASSPAPGTVALVLNPPQTDSAETLEELQEDMMVQEGDILLPEDRNAVKTIWSDATVYFTISKELAHRVSEIYAALKMIADATCIRFRKHTNELNYLKIRDGIGCASYVGCRGGVQSVFFGPKCSVGNLCHEIIHALGFHHEHTRTDRDQYITVNWQSIKPKSKRNFEVKHGDTLNLPYDLNSIMHYGQYFFSVDGSPTVLPRQSGVKMGQRTHLSQLDVQRLNKLYHCAERMKWKNILG
- the LOC111565476 gene encoding astacin-like metalloprotease toxin 5 isoform X1, encoding MWFLVFICVSTVVGFPVGPTQHAATPVAAGNLTVTSVGAMLQSASTETLKVGASSLNDTHNASSPAPGTVALVLNPPQTDSAETLEELQEDMMVQEGDILLPEDRNAVKTIWSDATVYFTISKELAHRVSEIYAALKMIADATCIRFRKHTNELNYLKIRDGIGCASYVGCRGGVQSVFFGPKCSVGNLCHEIIHALGFHHEHTRTDRDQYITVNWQSIKPKSKRNFEVKHGDTLNLPYDLNSIMHYGQYFFSVDGSPTVLPRQSGVKMGQRTHLSQLDVQRLNKLYHCAERMKWKNILG